In the genome of Candidatus Korarchaeota archaeon NZ13-K, one region contains:
- a CDS encoding competence damage-inducible protein A, producing the protein MRLPEAWIISVGNELLNGRIVNTNLTWLSRKLTLDGYLVRCAITVRDDCEDIMMAFRLAIKRGASLVVSTGGLGPTFDDMTSECLSKALGRRHVLNEEALRMVEEKYAERNLPMTEHRMKMAMMPEKAKPIYNAVGTAPGVMVEEGPTLIIALPGVPPEMMDIFERIEGILRSRAPQMSYVSVDLIVKGVPESEAAPIIEEAMRRFNVYVKSHPSGHEVREPLLRVNVTSSSISGEEARMNVEGALRLLSERFRGMGGEVSVEEKA; encoded by the coding sequence ATGAGGCTTCCAGAGGCCTGGATAATCTCTGTGGGGAACGAGCTACTTAACGGGAGAATAGTCAACACAAATCTGACCTGGCTCTCCAGGAAGCTCACACTGGATGGCTACCTCGTGAGGTGCGCCATCACAGTTAGGGATGACTGCGAGGACATAATGATGGCCTTCAGGCTGGCAATCAAGAGGGGGGCCTCGCTCGTGGTGAGCACGGGCGGCTTGGGTCCAACATTCGATGACATGACATCTGAGTGCCTATCCAAGGCCCTGGGAAGGAGGCACGTCCTGAACGAGGAGGCTCTAAGGATGGTTGAGGAGAAATACGCTGAGAGAAACCTGCCAATGACGGAGCATAGGATGAAGATGGCCATGATGCCGGAGAAGGCCAAACCCATATACAATGCTGTTGGCACGGCGCCGGGCGTGATGGTCGAGGAGGGCCCCACGCTGATAATAGCCCTCCCCGGGGTTCCCCCGGAGATGATGGACATATTCGAGAGGATAGAGGGGATCCTGAGATCCAGGGCTCCGCAAATGAGTTACGTTAGCGTTGATCTCATTGTTAAGGGTGTTCCTGAGTCCGAGGCCGCCCCGATAATTGAGGAGGCCATGAGGAGGTTCAACGTCTACGTGAAGAGCCATCCATCGGGGCATGAGGTCAGGGAGCCCCTCCTCAGGGTCAACGTCACCTCATCATCCATCAGCGGGGAGGAGGCGAGGATGAACGTCGAGGGGGCCCTGAGGCTCCTCTCCGAGAGGTTCAGGGGAATGGGAGGGGAGGTTAGTGTTGAGGAGAAGGCCTAA